Proteins encoded in a region of the Drosophila sechellia strain sech25 chromosome 2L, ASM438219v1, whole genome shotgun sequence genome:
- the LOC6611293 gene encoding alcohol dehydrogenase-related 31 kDa protein isoform X1, whose translation MFDLTGKHVCYVADCGGIALETSKVLMTKNIAKLAILQSTENPQAIAQLQSIKPSTQIFFWTYDVTMAREEMKKYFDEVMVQMDYIDVLINGATLCDENNIDATINTNLTGMMNTVATVLPYMDRKMGGSGGLIVNVTSVIGLDPSPVFCAYSASKFGVIGFTRSLADPLYYSQNGVAVMAVCCGPTRVFVDRKLKAFLEYGQSFADRLRRAPCQSTSVCGQNIVNAIERSENGQIWIADKGGLELVKLHWYWHMADQFVHYMQSNDEEDQD comes from the exons ATGTTCGATTTGACGGGCAAGCATGTCTGCTATGTGGCGGATTGCGGAGGAATTGCACTGGAGACCAGCAAGGTTCTCATGACCAAGAACATAGCG AAATTGGCCATTTTACAGAGCACGGAAAATCCCCAGGCCATCGCTCAGCTGCAGTCGATAAAGCCGAGTACTCAAATATTTTTCTGGACCTACGACGTGACCATGGCAAGGGAAGAAATGAAGAAGTACTTCGATGAGGTGATGGTCCAAATGGACTACATCGATGTCCTGATCAATGGAGCTACGCTGTGCGATGAAAATAACATTGATGCCACCATCAATACAAATCTAACGGGAATGATGAACACTGTGGCCACGGTGTTACCCTATATGGACAGAAAAATGGGAGGATCTGGTGGGCTAATTGTGAACGTTACCTCGGTCATTGGATTGGACCCTTCGCCGGTTTTCTGCGCCTATAGTGCATCCAAATTCGGTGTGATTGGATTTACCAGAAGTCTAGCG gACCCCCTTTACTATTCCCAAAACGGAGTCGCTGTGATGGCGGTTTGTTGTGGTCCCACAAGGGTCTTTGTGGACCGGAAACTGAAAGCGTTTTTGGAATACGGACAATCCTTTGCCGATCGCCTGCGACGAGCTCCCTGCCAATCGACATCGGTGTGTGGTCAGAATATTGTCAATGCCATCGAGAGATCGGAGAATGGGCAGATATGGATTGCGGATAAGGGTGGACTGGAGTTGGTCAAATTGCATTGGTACTGGCACATGGCCGACCAGTTCGTGCACTATATGCAGAGCAATGATGAAGAGGATCAAGATTGA
- the LOC6611291 gene encoding protein outspread isoform X1 — protein MSTTTIITTVPAAPSKSAPPTPTTTGAAGATTNARTADCRKFTPNIFNKSKCSHCFRQREEHSAAALECNRASRKVSKCGYLFVAPDWDFSNPLYRTKRWQRRWFVLYDDGELTYSVDDYPETIPQACVDMTKVLEVTSAVEVTGHPNSIAITAPERVTFVKGTSSEESQWWLNILAAFPKSKGRHKRSATLPGGQVVGSLRQSSNGDLTLSTKLGNRHSSYHKDTLTSSQSAGNLLSSLDLGPSSTKTAGSPLTTTQSALADDEEDDGVETGEDVDEDEEDETAVPRKSKTVSMGGQDENNRNAGNEITNRVSQPTTCLLIEDIRRDEKTIKDIANTITNLSQQQNKRWSTAVNNALNNQHHFAHHSQYQVTARDETDFQMSSNSSSTKSQNPASERPKSLPLASNSTPAIVSAIVKKIPTVMEQGDKTKPTARLQLHLKSPKHYQHERGDPDGGCNLDELCVNYMAKTDELRSVGKANSKSSSGQGKPPVKEESLNAKKGWLMKQDNRTGEWSKHWFTLSGAALFYYRDPLCEERGVLDGVLDVNSLTSVIPEPAASKQHAFQLTTWDKQRLVLASLSPSSRNSWLAVLRSAAGLPQLDTPPKQTDIEQDFIKAQLQQPSSSPVTPGTPAGPHFSSDEEYRTASEGGRRDSLDWGSPLSPSPPVLRSCLRNRSLASLHKRSRSSPPSSRRSTVDSVASDELPLLVVPEEMQPTESRELKQQCETLRAEASLREARMSELLATLQRTEQQLTARLQEQQQQLNSELTQAKQSASDLMHNLGLQLTESQCQIKQLEDRLAQGIEENEGLYKRLRELQAQDHSGGAALSNLQRHKIKRMDSLSDLTTISDIDPYCLQRDSLAEEYNELRSRFEKAVNEIRAMKRELKQSQNQYDALELAQATLQQKLERRQHEDGAQLQLMAARIQDLTLKYSSSERQVRALKQKLAKSERRRSLSLKGKEQLELKLSELQRETVERKEGTPPESSSSESSSQSPLNAHLLQRLHSLEHVLLGSKERLEQSLTQLQQIRAGQRTRRSVSPMNDRKDGLRQLERALAETCVMVSEQMELTCLQDSCHKCCDLRQRVEKLSALQQQTETDLQRSEQLLEQRETDLAQALEKCASQEQEQELLLQQRQELSEELGRQQERCRRLEKRLELLEREHGKQLECLREVYHTEHANAADEQSFRKRYQTEIEQLRTLCEKGLSAMETSHKRLTLDLEQKHKMEIERLLAEKETALAEETQATLAALDAMRKAHQSEVQREVARFKQEFLRQVQRGEQMRGDGAKLKEEDLGELRMEILAFSEKYSIKCVENAALEEKLHMANSKLRHFQQMQQLELRNKQFRAHLASDDPSNDVHFVQGLTSDAREDADCEDSEPAPQILGATATRTPAATTATTTATTTSAAPSDTESNPDSDRETADSSRAPPEKMEQSLFVIPSHMLNSSLVPAANASDQSQRSQLYRDLDGPEDGYEPCYRPFDIFAIYQNRLSYQGLKGSSTFGKSLRKSAAQTSPASSEITTTTARTTDPKKPSHKQMFKTAAVINIQQQVAQEEKAQ, from the exons CGCTGGCAAAGAAGATGGTTTGTTCTCTATGACGATGGCGAGCTGACGTACTCGGTCGATGATTAT CCTGAAACCATACCGCAGGCGTGCGTCGATATGACCAAAGTGTTGGAGGTCACCAGCGCCGTGGAGGTAACAGGTCACCCTAACTCCATCGCCATAACCGCTCCCGAGCGCGTGACCTTTGTGAAGGGCACCAGTTCAGAGGAGTCCCAGTGGTGGCTCAACATCCTGGCTGCCTTTCCCAAGTCGAAGGGTCGCCACAAGAGAAGCGCCACCCTGCCCGGTGGTCAGGTGGTCGGCAGTCTACGCCAATCGAGCAACGGCGACCTGACACTGTCCACTAAGCTGGGCAATCGGCACAGCTCCTATCACAAGGACACCCTAACGTCTTCCCAGTCGGCAGGCAATCTGTTGAGCAGCCTTGATCTGGGTCCCAGCTCCACGAAGACCGCTGGTTCGCCCTTGACCACCACGCAATCAGCTCTCGCCGATGATGAGGAGGACGACGGAGTGGAAACGGGTGAGGATGTcgacgaggatgaggaggatgAGACGGCGGTGCCCAGAAAGTCAAAGACTGTCAGCATGGGGGGCCAGGACGAGAACAATCGTAATGCCGGCAACGAGATCACAAATCGGG TTTCCCAGCCCACGACATGCTTGCTGATCGAGGATATTCGACGCGATGAAAAGACgatcaaggacattgccaacACCATAACGAATCTGAGTCAGCAGCAGAACAAACGCTGGTCCACGGCGGTGAACAATGCCTTGAACAACCAGCATCATTTCGCCCATCACAGCCAGTACCAAGTGACAGCCAGGGATGAGACGGACTTCCAGATGTcctccaacagcagcagcaccaaatCCCAAAATCCAGCCAGCGAGCGACCCAAATCCCTGCCCCTGGCATCTAACTCCACGCCTGCGATTGTTTCCGCCATAGTCAAGAAGATACCCACGGTTATGGAGCAGGGTGACAAGACAAAACCCACTGCCAGGCTGCAATTGCACCTAAAGTCACCGAAACATTACCAGCACGAGAGGGGCGATCCCGATGGCGGATGCAATCTGGACGAGCTGTGTGTTAACTACATGGCCAAAACGGATGAGCTGCGATCGGTGGGTAAGGCGAACAGTAAGTCATCCTCTGGTCAAGGTAAGCCTCCGGTTAAGGAGGAATCGCTGAATGCCAAGAAGGGTTGGCTCATGAAGCAGGATAATCGGACGGGTGAGTGGTCCAAGCACTGGTTCACCTTGAGCGGTGCAGCGCTTTTCTACTATAGAGATCCCCTGTGTGAGGAACGAGGTGTCCTCGACGGTGTCCTGGATGTTAATAGTCTAACCAGCGTTATACCCGAACCTGCGGCAAGTAAACAACACGCTTTTCAGCTGACTACTTGGGACAAACAGCGATTGGTTTTGGCCAGCTTGTCGCCCAGCTCGCGAAATAGCTGGCTGGCGGTACTGAGAAGTGCTGCCGGATTGCCCCAACTAGACACACCTCCCAAGCAGACAGATATAGAGCAGGACTTTATCAAGGCTCAACTGCAGCAGCCATCGTCGAGTCCTGTCACTCCAGGCACCCCAGCAGGTCCACATTTCTCCTCGGATGAAGAGTACAGGACGGCTTCGGAAGGCGGCAGGCGGGATAGTCTGGACTGGGGATCACCATTGTCACCTTCACCACCTGTTTTGAGAAGTTGCCTGCGTAATCGGAGCTTGGCCAGCTTGCACAAAAGGAGTCGCAGTTCGCCACCAAGTTCACGGCGCAGTACGGTAGACAGTGTGGCCAGTGATGAATTGCCCCTATTGGTAGTTCCCGAGGAAATGCAGCCAACTGAGAGCAGGGAACTGAAGCAACAATGCGAAACCTTGCGGGCAGAGGCTTCACTGCGGGAGGCCCGCATGTCGGAGCTACTGGCCACCCTCCAAAGAACCGAACAGCAGTTGACTGCTCGgctgcaggagcagcaacagcagttgaATAGCGAACTTACCCAGGCCAAACAGAGTGCCTCCGATCTGATGCACAATCTGGGACTGCAGCTCACCGAGAGTCAGTGCCAAATCAAGCAGTTGGAGGACCGTCTGGCGCAGGGAATCGAGGAGAACGAAGGACTCTACAAGCGTTTGAGAGAGTTACAGGCTCAGGATCACAGTGGTGGTGCCGCTCTCAGCAACCTGCAGCGTCACAAAATTAAACGGATGGACTCACTGAGCGATCTAACCACCATCAGCGACATTGATCCCTACTGCCTGCAACGCGATTCCCTTGCCGAGGAGTACAATGAGCTGAGATCCCGCTTCGAGAAGGCCGTTAACGAAATTCGAGCCATGAAGCGGGAACTGAAGCAGTCGCAAAATCAATACGATGCCTTGGAGCTGGCACAAGCTACTCTGCAGCAGAAGCTGGAGAGGCGGCAGCACGAGGATGGCGCTCAACTGCAGCTGATGGCAGCCCGTATTCAGGATCTGACCCTGAAGTACAGCAGCTCGGAGCGTCAGGTGCGGGCTCTTAAGCAGAAATTGGCCAAATCCGAGAGGAGACGTTCGTTGTCCTTGAAGGGAAAAGAGCAACTGGAACTGAAACTAAGCGAGTTGCAAAGGGAAACGGTGGAGAGAAAGGAGGGCACGCCACCCGAATCCTCCAGCAGCGAATCCAGTAGCCAGTCACCACTGAATGCCCACCTGTTGCAGCGATTGCACAGCCTGGAGCACGTGCTCCTCGGCAGTAAGGAGCGTCTGGAGCAGAGTCTCACCCAATTGCAGCAAATTCGAGCCGGCCAAAGGACCCGTCGCTCCGTTTCGCCCATGAACGATCGCAAAGATGGCCTACGCCAGCTGGAACGAGCTCTGGCCGAAACCTGTGTGATGGTCAGTGAGCAGATGGAGCTGACTTGCTTGCAGGATTCCTGTCACAAGTGTTGCGATCTGCGTCAGCGTGTAGAAAAGCTATCCGCCCTGCAGCAGCAAACCGAAACTGATTTGCAAAGGAGTGAGCAGCTGCTTGAGCAGCGGGAGACTGACCTGGCCCAAGCATTAGAAAAGTGTGCTAGCCAggaacaggagcaggagctgctCCTGCAGCAGCGTCAGGAGCTGAGCGAGGAACTGGGAAGGCAGCAGGAGCGATGTCGACGACTGGAGAAGCGACTGGAGCTCCTCGAGCGGGAACATGGCAAGCAACTGGAGTGCCTGAGGGAGGTCTACCACACCGAACATGCCAACGCAGCCGATGAGCAGAGCTTCCGTAAGCGGTACCAAACTGAGATCGAACAGCTGAGG ACACTCTGCGAGAAGGGATTGAGTGCCATGGAAACTTCGCATAAGCGGCTTACTTTGGATCTTGAGCAGAAGCACAAGATGGAGATTGAGCGCCTGCTGGCCGAGAAGGAAACTGCCCTGGCCGAGGAAACTCAG GCCACTTTGGCTGCTCTGGACGCGATGAGAAAAGCACACCAGAGTGAAGTACAGCGGGAGGTGGCTCGATTCAAGCAGGAGTTCCTGCGACAGGTCCAAAGAGGCGAGCAAATGCGAGGGGATGGCGCCAAACTGAAAGA GGAGGATCTCGGAGAGCTGCGAATGGAAATTCTCGCTTTTTCCGAAAAGTATTCCATCAAGTGTGTGGAGAACGCGGCTTTGGAGGAAAAACTGCATATGGCCAACAGCAAGCTGAGACATTTCCAGCAGATGCAGCAACTGGAGCTGAG AAACAAACAATTTCGTGCTCACTTGGCCTCCGATGATCCATCAAATGATGTTCACTTCGTGCAGGGCCTGACCTCCGACGCTCGAGAAGATGCTGATTGTGAAGATAGCGAG CCTGCACCTCAAATATTGGGTGCCACAGCAACAAGAACCCCTGCCGCAACCACAGCTACAAccacagcaacaaccacaTCAGCGGCCCCGAGCGACACTGAGTCCAATCCCGATTCCGATAGAGAAACCGCCGATTCATCGCGGGCGCCACCCGAGAAAATGGAGCAAAGTCTCTTCGTGATACCCTCCCATATGCTAAACAGTTCCCTCGTGCCAGCCGCAAACGCTTCTGATCAGAGTCAGAGATCGCAACTCTATCGAGATCTCGATGGGCCCGAGGATGGTTACGAGCCATGCTACAGGCCCTTCGATATATTTGCCATCTATCAGAATCGTTTGAGCTACCAAG GTCTGAAGGGCAGTTCCACGTTTGGCAAGAGTTTAAGGAAATCCGCTGCACAGACATCACCAGCATCATCagaaataacaacaacaacagcacgaACAACCGATCCAAAAAAGCCCAGTCACAAGCAAATGTTTAAAACGGCTGCCGTCATTAACATTCAGCAACAGGTAGCCCAGGAAGAAAAAGCACAATGA
- the LOC6611287 gene encoding uncharacterized protein LOC6611287: MKLFAVLFAVLAVVLMTAAPVFGNLPQCEPTADAAQGGSYPITELMRNGKPIYNHGRRG, from the exons ATGAAGTTGTTT GCTGTTCTTTTCGCCGTTTTGGCCGTTGTCCTGATGACTGCCGCTCCAGTTTTCGGCAATCTCCCACAGTGCGAACCCACCGCCGACGCCGCCCAAGGCGGTAGCTATCCAATCACGGAGCTGATGCGGAACGGCAAACCTATTTATAACCATGGAAGAAGAGGTTAA
- the LOC6611291 gene encoding protein outspread isoform X2 has product MSTTTIITTVPAAPSKSAPPTPTTTGAAGATTNARTADCRKFTPNIFNKSKCSHCFRQREEHSAAALECNRASRKVSKCGYLFVAPDWDFSNPLYRTKRWQRRWFVLYDDGELTYSVDDYPETIPQACVDMTKVLEVTSAVEVTGHPNSIAITAPERVTFVKGTSSEESQWWLNILAAFPKSKGRHKRSATLPGGQVVGSLRQSSNGDLTLSTKLGNRHSSYHKDTLTSSQSAGNLLSSLDLGPSSTKTAGSPLTTTQSALADDEEDDGVETGEDVDEDEEDETAVPRKSKTVSMGGQDENNRNAGNEITNRVSQPTTCLLIEDIRRDEKTIKDIANTITNLSQQQNKRWSTAVNNALNNQHHFAHHSQYQVTARDETDFQMSSNSSSTKSQNPASERPKSLPLASNSTPAIVSAIVKKIPTVMEQGDKTKPTARLQLHLKSPKHYQHERGDPDGGCNLDELCVNYMAKTDELRSVGKANSKSSSGQGKPPVKEESLNAKKGWLMKQDNRTGEWSKHWFTLSGAALFYYRDPLCEERGVLDGVLDVNSLTSVIPEPAASKQHAFQLTTWDKQRLVLASLSPSSRNSWLAVLRSAAGLPQLDTPPKQTDIEQDFIKAQLQQPSSSPVTPGTPAGPHFSSDEEYRTASEGGRRDSLDWGSPLSPSPPVLRSCLRNRSLASLHKRSRSSPPSSRRSTVDSVASDELPLLVVPEEMQPTESRELKQQCETLRAEASLREARMSELLATLQRTEQQLTARLQEQQQQLNSELTQAKQSASDLMHNLGLQLTESQCQIKQLEDRLAQGIEENEGLYKRLRELQAQDHSGGAALSNLQRHKIKRMDSLSDLTTISDIDPYCLQRDSLAEEYNELRSRFEKAVNEIRAMKRELKQSQNQYDALELAQATLQQKLERRQHEDGAQLQLMAARIQDLTLKYSSSERQVRALKQKLAKSERRRSLSLKGKEQLELKLSELQRETVERKEGTPPESSSSESSSQSPLNAHLLQRLHSLEHVLLGSKERLEQSLTQLQQIRAGQRTRRSVSPMNDRKDGLRQLERALAETCVMVSEQMELTCLQDSCHKCCDLRQRVEKLSALQQQTETDLQRSEQLLEQRETDLAQALEKCASQEQEQELLLQQRQELSEELGRQQERCRRLEKRLELLEREHGKQLECLREVYHTEHANAADEQSFRKRYQTEIEQLRTLCEKGLSAMETSHKRLTLDLEQKHKMEIERLLAEKETALAEETQATLAALDAMRKAHQSEVQREVARFKQEFLRQVQRGEQMRGDGAKLKEEDLGELRMEILAFSEKYSIKCVENAALEEKLHMANSKLRHFQQMQQLELRNKQFRAHLASDDPSNDVHFVQGLTSDAREDADCEDSEV; this is encoded by the exons CGCTGGCAAAGAAGATGGTTTGTTCTCTATGACGATGGCGAGCTGACGTACTCGGTCGATGATTAT CCTGAAACCATACCGCAGGCGTGCGTCGATATGACCAAAGTGTTGGAGGTCACCAGCGCCGTGGAGGTAACAGGTCACCCTAACTCCATCGCCATAACCGCTCCCGAGCGCGTGACCTTTGTGAAGGGCACCAGTTCAGAGGAGTCCCAGTGGTGGCTCAACATCCTGGCTGCCTTTCCCAAGTCGAAGGGTCGCCACAAGAGAAGCGCCACCCTGCCCGGTGGTCAGGTGGTCGGCAGTCTACGCCAATCGAGCAACGGCGACCTGACACTGTCCACTAAGCTGGGCAATCGGCACAGCTCCTATCACAAGGACACCCTAACGTCTTCCCAGTCGGCAGGCAATCTGTTGAGCAGCCTTGATCTGGGTCCCAGCTCCACGAAGACCGCTGGTTCGCCCTTGACCACCACGCAATCAGCTCTCGCCGATGATGAGGAGGACGACGGAGTGGAAACGGGTGAGGATGTcgacgaggatgaggaggatgAGACGGCGGTGCCCAGAAAGTCAAAGACTGTCAGCATGGGGGGCCAGGACGAGAACAATCGTAATGCCGGCAACGAGATCACAAATCGGG TTTCCCAGCCCACGACATGCTTGCTGATCGAGGATATTCGACGCGATGAAAAGACgatcaaggacattgccaacACCATAACGAATCTGAGTCAGCAGCAGAACAAACGCTGGTCCACGGCGGTGAACAATGCCTTGAACAACCAGCATCATTTCGCCCATCACAGCCAGTACCAAGTGACAGCCAGGGATGAGACGGACTTCCAGATGTcctccaacagcagcagcaccaaatCCCAAAATCCAGCCAGCGAGCGACCCAAATCCCTGCCCCTGGCATCTAACTCCACGCCTGCGATTGTTTCCGCCATAGTCAAGAAGATACCCACGGTTATGGAGCAGGGTGACAAGACAAAACCCACTGCCAGGCTGCAATTGCACCTAAAGTCACCGAAACATTACCAGCACGAGAGGGGCGATCCCGATGGCGGATGCAATCTGGACGAGCTGTGTGTTAACTACATGGCCAAAACGGATGAGCTGCGATCGGTGGGTAAGGCGAACAGTAAGTCATCCTCTGGTCAAGGTAAGCCTCCGGTTAAGGAGGAATCGCTGAATGCCAAGAAGGGTTGGCTCATGAAGCAGGATAATCGGACGGGTGAGTGGTCCAAGCACTGGTTCACCTTGAGCGGTGCAGCGCTTTTCTACTATAGAGATCCCCTGTGTGAGGAACGAGGTGTCCTCGACGGTGTCCTGGATGTTAATAGTCTAACCAGCGTTATACCCGAACCTGCGGCAAGTAAACAACACGCTTTTCAGCTGACTACTTGGGACAAACAGCGATTGGTTTTGGCCAGCTTGTCGCCCAGCTCGCGAAATAGCTGGCTGGCGGTACTGAGAAGTGCTGCCGGATTGCCCCAACTAGACACACCTCCCAAGCAGACAGATATAGAGCAGGACTTTATCAAGGCTCAACTGCAGCAGCCATCGTCGAGTCCTGTCACTCCAGGCACCCCAGCAGGTCCACATTTCTCCTCGGATGAAGAGTACAGGACGGCTTCGGAAGGCGGCAGGCGGGATAGTCTGGACTGGGGATCACCATTGTCACCTTCACCACCTGTTTTGAGAAGTTGCCTGCGTAATCGGAGCTTGGCCAGCTTGCACAAAAGGAGTCGCAGTTCGCCACCAAGTTCACGGCGCAGTACGGTAGACAGTGTGGCCAGTGATGAATTGCCCCTATTGGTAGTTCCCGAGGAAATGCAGCCAACTGAGAGCAGGGAACTGAAGCAACAATGCGAAACCTTGCGGGCAGAGGCTTCACTGCGGGAGGCCCGCATGTCGGAGCTACTGGCCACCCTCCAAAGAACCGAACAGCAGTTGACTGCTCGgctgcaggagcagcaacagcagttgaATAGCGAACTTACCCAGGCCAAACAGAGTGCCTCCGATCTGATGCACAATCTGGGACTGCAGCTCACCGAGAGTCAGTGCCAAATCAAGCAGTTGGAGGACCGTCTGGCGCAGGGAATCGAGGAGAACGAAGGACTCTACAAGCGTTTGAGAGAGTTACAGGCTCAGGATCACAGTGGTGGTGCCGCTCTCAGCAACCTGCAGCGTCACAAAATTAAACGGATGGACTCACTGAGCGATCTAACCACCATCAGCGACATTGATCCCTACTGCCTGCAACGCGATTCCCTTGCCGAGGAGTACAATGAGCTGAGATCCCGCTTCGAGAAGGCCGTTAACGAAATTCGAGCCATGAAGCGGGAACTGAAGCAGTCGCAAAATCAATACGATGCCTTGGAGCTGGCACAAGCTACTCTGCAGCAGAAGCTGGAGAGGCGGCAGCACGAGGATGGCGCTCAACTGCAGCTGATGGCAGCCCGTATTCAGGATCTGACCCTGAAGTACAGCAGCTCGGAGCGTCAGGTGCGGGCTCTTAAGCAGAAATTGGCCAAATCCGAGAGGAGACGTTCGTTGTCCTTGAAGGGAAAAGAGCAACTGGAACTGAAACTAAGCGAGTTGCAAAGGGAAACGGTGGAGAGAAAGGAGGGCACGCCACCCGAATCCTCCAGCAGCGAATCCAGTAGCCAGTCACCACTGAATGCCCACCTGTTGCAGCGATTGCACAGCCTGGAGCACGTGCTCCTCGGCAGTAAGGAGCGTCTGGAGCAGAGTCTCACCCAATTGCAGCAAATTCGAGCCGGCCAAAGGACCCGTCGCTCCGTTTCGCCCATGAACGATCGCAAAGATGGCCTACGCCAGCTGGAACGAGCTCTGGCCGAAACCTGTGTGATGGTCAGTGAGCAGATGGAGCTGACTTGCTTGCAGGATTCCTGTCACAAGTGTTGCGATCTGCGTCAGCGTGTAGAAAAGCTATCCGCCCTGCAGCAGCAAACCGAAACTGATTTGCAAAGGAGTGAGCAGCTGCTTGAGCAGCGGGAGACTGACCTGGCCCAAGCATTAGAAAAGTGTGCTAGCCAggaacaggagcaggagctgctCCTGCAGCAGCGTCAGGAGCTGAGCGAGGAACTGGGAAGGCAGCAGGAGCGATGTCGACGACTGGAGAAGCGACTGGAGCTCCTCGAGCGGGAACATGGCAAGCAACTGGAGTGCCTGAGGGAGGTCTACCACACCGAACATGCCAACGCAGCCGATGAGCAGAGCTTCCGTAAGCGGTACCAAACTGAGATCGAACAGCTGAGG ACACTCTGCGAGAAGGGATTGAGTGCCATGGAAACTTCGCATAAGCGGCTTACTTTGGATCTTGAGCAGAAGCACAAGATGGAGATTGAGCGCCTGCTGGCCGAGAAGGAAACTGCCCTGGCCGAGGAAACTCAG GCCACTTTGGCTGCTCTGGACGCGATGAGAAAAGCACACCAGAGTGAAGTACAGCGGGAGGTGGCTCGATTCAAGCAGGAGTTCCTGCGACAGGTCCAAAGAGGCGAGCAAATGCGAGGGGATGGCGCCAAACTGAAAGA GGAGGATCTCGGAGAGCTGCGAATGGAAATTCTCGCTTTTTCCGAAAAGTATTCCATCAAGTGTGTGGAGAACGCGGCTTTGGAGGAAAAACTGCATATGGCCAACAGCAAGCTGAGACATTTCCAGCAGATGCAGCAACTGGAGCTGAG AAACAAACAATTTCGTGCTCACTTGGCCTCCGATGATCCATCAAATGATGTTCACTTCGTGCAGGGCCTGACCTCCGACGCTCGAGAAGATGCTGATTGTGAAGATAGCGAG GTCTGA
- the LOC6611293 gene encoding alcohol dehydrogenase-related 31 kDa protein isoform X2, producing the protein MFDLTGKHVCYVADCGGIALETSKVLMTKNIASTENPQAIAQLQSIKPSTQIFFWTYDVTMAREEMKKYFDEVMVQMDYIDVLINGATLCDENNIDATINTNLTGMMNTVATVLPYMDRKMGGSGGLIVNVTSVIGLDPSPVFCAYSASKFGVIGFTRSLADPLYYSQNGVAVMAVCCGPTRVFVDRKLKAFLEYGQSFADRLRRAPCQSTSVCGQNIVNAIERSENGQIWIADKGGLELVKLHWYWHMADQFVHYMQSNDEEDQD; encoded by the exons ATGTTCGATTTGACGGGCAAGCATGTCTGCTATGTGGCGGATTGCGGAGGAATTGCACTGGAGACCAGCAAGGTTCTCATGACCAAGAACATAGCG AGCACGGAAAATCCCCAGGCCATCGCTCAGCTGCAGTCGATAAAGCCGAGTACTCAAATATTTTTCTGGACCTACGACGTGACCATGGCAAGGGAAGAAATGAAGAAGTACTTCGATGAGGTGATGGTCCAAATGGACTACATCGATGTCCTGATCAATGGAGCTACGCTGTGCGATGAAAATAACATTGATGCCACCATCAATACAAATCTAACGGGAATGATGAACACTGTGGCCACGGTGTTACCCTATATGGACAGAAAAATGGGAGGATCTGGTGGGCTAATTGTGAACGTTACCTCGGTCATTGGATTGGACCCTTCGCCGGTTTTCTGCGCCTATAGTGCATCCAAATTCGGTGTGATTGGATTTACCAGAAGTCTAGCG gACCCCCTTTACTATTCCCAAAACGGAGTCGCTGTGATGGCGGTTTGTTGTGGTCCCACAAGGGTCTTTGTGGACCGGAAACTGAAAGCGTTTTTGGAATACGGACAATCCTTTGCCGATCGCCTGCGACGAGCTCCCTGCCAATCGACATCGGTGTGTGGTCAGAATATTGTCAATGCCATCGAGAGATCGGAGAATGGGCAGATATGGATTGCGGATAAGGGTGGACTGGAGTTGGTCAAATTGCATTGGTACTGGCACATGGCCGACCAGTTCGTGCACTATATGCAGAGCAATGATGAAGAGGATCAAGATTGA
- the LOC6611292 gene encoding alcohol dehydrogenase, with product MAFTLTNKNVIFVAGLGGIGLDTSKELLKRDLKNLVILDRIENPAAIAELKAINPKVTVTFYPYDVTVPIAETTKLLKTIFAKLKTVDVLINGAGILDDHQIERTIAVNYTGLVNTTTAILDFWDKRKGGPGGIICNIGSVTGFNAIYQVPVYSGTKAAVVNFTSSLAKLAPITGVTAYTVNPGITRTTLVHKFNSWLDVEPQVAEKLLAHPTQPSLACAENFVKAIELNQNGAIWKLDLGTLEAIQWTKHWDSGI from the exons ATGGCGTTTACTTTGACCAACAAGAACGTGATTTTCGTTGCCGGTCTGGGAGGCATTGGTCTGGACACCAGCAAGGAGCTGCTCAAGCGCGACCTGAAG AACCTGGTGATCCTCGACCGCATTGAGAACCCTGCTGCCATTGCCGAGCTGAAGGCAATCAATCCAAAGGTGACCGTCACCTTCTACCCCTATGATGTGACCGTGCCCATTGCCGAGACCACCAAGCTGCTGAAGACCATCTTCGCCAAGCTGAAGACCGTCGATGTCCTGATCAACGGAGCTGGCATCCTGGACGATCACCAGATCGAGCGCACCATTGCCGTCAACTACACTGGCCTGGTCAACACCACGACGGCCATTCTGGACTTCTGGGACAAGCGCAAGGGTGGTCCCGGTGGTATCATCTGCAACATTGGATCCGTCACTGGATTCAATGCCATCTACCAGGTGCCCGTCTACTCCGGCACCAAGGCCGCCGTGGTCAACTTCACCAGCTCCCTGGCG AAACTGGCCCCCATTACCGGCGTGACCGCTTACACCGTGAACCCCGGCATCACCCGCACCACCCTGGTGCACAAGTTCAACTCCTGGCTGGATGTTGAGCCCCAGGTTGCCGAGAAGCTCCTGGCTCATCCCACCCAGCCCTCATTGGCCTGCGCCGAGAACTTCGTCAAGGCCATCGAGCTGAACCAGAACGGAGCCATCTGGAAACTGGACTTGGGCACCCTGGAGGCCATCCAGTGGACCAAGCACTGGGACTCCGGCATCTAA